From the genome of Ziziphus jujuba cultivar Dongzao chromosome 6, ASM3175591v1, one region includes:
- the LOC107430417 gene encoding probable serine/threonine-protein kinase PBL19, protein MKCFFPFKDKSKAKKGAQSAPELRNRSHNPALDRAVKSSGSLPSPRSIPELYKEKEQNFRVFTFEELRDATNCFHRLLKIGEGGFGSVYKGSIRPANGHGNPTVVAIKKLNQNSLQGHKEWLAEVQFLGVVSHPNLVKLIGYCSVDGERGIQRLLVYEFMPNKSLEHHLFNRALPGLPWLTRLKVMLDAAEGLAYLHEGLEVKVIYRDFKSSNVLLDENFKAKLSDFGLAREGPVGDRTHVSTGVVGTYGYAAPEYVETGHLTIHSDLWSFGVVLYEILTGRRVLERNRPTAEQKLLDWVKQYPADGKRFSIIMDPRLRGEFSAIAARKIAKIADRCLNKNAKDRPTMKQVVESLKEAIQDSKQGTSSANRSPRSSRSELVKGKSK, encoded by the exons ATGAAGTGCTTTTTTCCATTCAAGGACAAGTCCAAAGCCAAAAAAGGAGCACAATCAGCACCAGAGTTGAGAAACAGATCTCATAATCCGGCACTAGACCGTGCAGTGAAATCTTCGGGTTCATTACCATCTCCTCGGAGCATACCTGAATTGTACAAAGAAAAAGAGCAGAATTTTAGAGTTTTCACTTTTGAAGAGCTTAGAGATGcaacaaattgtttccacaggTTGCTGAAGATTGGGGAAGGAGGTTTTGGGAGTGTATATAAAGGTTCAATCAGGCCTGCTAATGGTCATGGTAATCCTACGGTGGTTGCCATCAAAAAGTTAAACCAGAATAGCTTACAG GGTCATAAAGAATGGCTTGCAGAAGTACAGTTTCTTGGTGTTGTTAGTCATCCGAACCTGGTAAAACTTATAGGATACTGTTCTGTAGATGGAGAAAGAGGGATCCAACGGCTATTGGTATACGAATTCATGCCTAATAAAAGCTTAGAACATCATCTTTTTAATAGGGCCTTGCCTGGTCTTCCTTGGCTGACAAGATTAAAAGTCATGCTTGATGCTGCTGAAGGTTTAGCTTATTTACATGAGGGATTGGAAGTCAAG GTGATATATCGAGATTTCAAATCCTCAAATGTATTACTGGATGAGAACTTCAAGGCAAAGCTATCAGACTTTGGGCTTGCTAGAGAAGGACCAGTGGGTGACCGTACTCATGTATCCACAGGG GTGGTAGGAACATATGGATATGCTGCCCCAGAATATGTTGAAACCGGCCACCTCACAATCCATAGTGACTTATGGAGTTTCGGTGTGGTGCTGTATGAGATCCTCACAGGCCGACGAGTGTTGGAAAGGAACCGTCCAACAGCAGAACAGAAGCTTCTAGATTGGGTAAAACAATACCCGGCAGATGGCAAAAGGTTCAGCATTATAATGGACCCTAGGCTGAGAGGCGAGTTTTCTGCCATTGCGGCAAGGAAGATTGCTAAGATAGCAGATAGGTGCTTGAACAAGAATGCAAAAGATAGACCAACAATGAAACAAGTTGTAGAGAGCTtgaaggaagcaatacaagattcAAAGCAAGGAACTTCTTCTGCAAATAGAAGTCCTAGGTCGTCTCGATCTGAATTGGTTAAGGGGAAGTCGAAGTAG